A window from Salvia miltiorrhiza cultivar Shanhuang (shh) chromosome 2, IMPLAD_Smil_shh, whole genome shotgun sequence encodes these proteins:
- the LOC131011673 gene encoding uncharacterized protein LOC131011673 isoform X4: protein MDFHCMKRKQLQALCKKHKIPANLSNLQMINRLTDFLQAQEDNVSEIESTGEVVSKTGKKVRFSPEHELIEFTRSPEIIKRSRRNSMGRHSSTMQTGELKLMEAEVKQKKRGRKAVKCNDGQKIASAVDSFEDGALETEEGDVVRSGRMTRLRGKLVAEGVSNASKREGNGDDKRGEKAPDKVKNDERQEEIVENHSRVTRSRAQKLTEAPAAEEKRGRKAVKNIGKAAPVRAETGDNADSLSKRGDESEGKSDERRKGNEKGLKESLVNKQIAGEHATVEPQIRFRRSKRRANGVDESEMFTIDTRKHENAEVKGSRKTSKLSASGVSKVDTEISGLEANPGRRIVLKFEEPIQKMEPRRSNRRKTMIASDSLRVDTLRSSLPQSDIVPEVSKDEKIVIQPIGIMRRSRRKTLSLKLVSATDTDSAVENLEAEKHISESCLVEKENYAVEKKTRLTRNTSKCKPPGSLDKISGDSNIHQKNKVMKRKRGHVTGDVIKNHNDQISEEQSLKGSSSEKVVSSAATGIFADERNQPHRLGKPNMLDASSHRDSSGIGESLFLDVQLSVSKDSENANKSCSKNSISDVDLTFIRDTCEKKEAVSVADSADSSCMNLANEEDFVKSATNAASRSAELGIESSVSEDQISSSKTVEVEKGKLLMEFDVQESVEQNITGVDKDDPGAQVYSQADDSGCNNKINDQVLEEGLYVSGEEASAETHTSADSFLLGDQTHVKTDLEVAETAVDERVQPCLRVDDCHNDLDHLGSPSNILDNNNEGTSQTSGEDGAFESCGTHYTHSKSTSKLKAPSLGMTRHHGDNVAEGNETFFHKGGASEQAEADEGGCSKDQRNASDHFSESYMPDLCHGERDARTVSPDRGIFPGEYLVMNSEEHCTDSTCVNQKRSIDSDVVETRESESSKGHKSKRDEDGEFCLVNLFDEEGRYGITPQVEENFSGEHSVKNFDEQGMSHGSPSIAPTTICNSTGDHKANLSTEGGEAYHFENKQLELTEADESGCLKSDKSSNSQETNPSTPSNVSETKAEKQKSLLAKSSALAYANQRQGTWSNASELAGNAVCFLKSSEGKISQIAEGLIADEDDKEVSAEASISDVKSCPVSKIADESSGGVKFQDTVETEHQHRNLVARQSESDEDEEATPGISRQSWTEAELQNLFGTSDEDASPGLSDTFCEGSETANMTISKNISTASNSGILTKKQEKEREGENGIESDADIYAVKVTTPYKTEENYFHDRVLDGSVTSIKECSEAMKENVAAGSTSYEKAQNIGYEIENNLGIGASLSDNGGDDICEDTNEVERFELLNTSTGVLSGAEYDGCEALEDQLTHRKEECLQEIISVTQEDREGHVIPLAESCLNDEATEKSFINASGSQRNFYELESCTHMSEICTISELSDADPQKSVVPESSHLPTACSNDGDILRETLIETSSDPEVAKIGSSKKGISPLVSLKASPDSEESIFESDDQYEAKKLDEKVGDSTSSQDISDELHTNSEVAIQESVSTGYNICRELDHLVSSDELESTCKEAEGREMTTQTLSNSDVVAEHGSFVSGAVSGLLSNSPMHINLGYHGCGDKKLEAGEPVSSLDEEKVQEAGFELGNSLGLGDLLSDDGGEDTCGKMNDVESVGLEVTFTRTEYDGCEASEGQLTENTGECQKGTDFIAEDNEEKVVPLGQSYLYDGETDSDSESTQENTNSLFGTPNNLDKLGGCQDMLIDTALSESVSCKSRVYHKSEQEMIQSGEGAVELSDADLQKSNISEINQSVIDEGTYLLLSSKASPVYDELTESTDTDDLNGAKICDEMNTKAKSCQEDMTNESHINSEVAIQKHVSDTNGQSEEAGLACSLELESTFLETKETGTTTQDPNNVAAPTDLSSSVCGAELHIHLRGENNDIENLDMWKPVFNLSGDNDKKDSGSTGRTEENPTAQIVQFPIHELHFEENAEDFENDTHIMSNLPASSGYDSILRESDVADTIKEYIDSESSLPVIFENSGAGLPSDMLADTDEGFGSEKPASPYEKDIAARLDSLTPTMKISCDSSSKDKDNVPLVDCLNTEIKEQEKATLSTRPSQVSRNAANLPERVDEEGTSVKLEGGEDGQSSTMRKNARTILIHGTPGKLLAMADMKENMPMQKRSNVADITAARPAKRRALRDLQ, encoded by the exons ATGGATTTCCACTGTATGAAGCGCAAACAGCTGCAGGCATTATGCAAGAAGCACAAGATTCCGGCCAATTTGTCCAATCTCCAGATGATCAACCGGCTTACGGACTTTCTTCAG GCGCAGGAAGATAATGTGAGCGAAATCGAATCGACTGGCGAGGTTGTGAGTAAAACAGGTAAGAAAGTACGATTTAGTCCGGAGCATGAACTGATTGAGTTTACCAGATCTCctgaaataataaaaagaagtaGGAGGAATTCTATGGGTAGACATAGTAGCACCATGCAGACTGGAGAGTTGAAGTTAATGGAGGCAGAGGTAAAGCAGAAGAAGAGAGGGAGGAAAGCTGTAAAATGTAATGATGGGCAAAAAATTGCTTCTGCTGTTGATAGTTTTGAAGATGGCGCGTTGGAAACGGAGGAGGGTGATGTAGTTAGGTCAGGCAGAATGACGCGGTTGAGAGGGAAGTTGGTAGCAGAGGGCGTCAGTAACGCAAGCAAAAGAGAGGGAAACGGTGATGATAAGAGAGGCGAGAAAGCTCCAGATAAGGTCAAGAACGACGAGCGTCAAGAGGAGATTGTGGAGAACCATAGTAGGGTTACCAGGTCTAGGGCACAGAAATTGACTGAGGCTCCTGCAGCAGAGGAGAAAAGAGGGAGAAAAGCAGTGAAAAACATTGGTAAGGCAGCTCCTGTTAGAGCTGAAACTGGCGACAATGCAGATTCTTTGAGTAAGAGAGGGGATGAGAGTGAAGGAAAATCAGATGAGAGAAGAAAAGGAAATGAAAAAGGGTTGAAAGAGAGTTTGGTGAATAAGCAAATTGCAGGGGAACATGCGACTGTTGAACCTCAAATTCGTTTTAGGAGATCTAAAAGGAGAGCGAACGGGGTTGATGAATCTGAAATGTTTACGATTGATACAAGGAAACATGAAAATGCCGAGGTCAAGGGCTCAAGGAAAACCTCAAAGTTGTCGGCATCAGGTGTTTCAAAAGTGGATACAGAAATTAGTGGACTTGAAGCTAATCCAGGTAGAAGAATAGTTCTGAAATTTGAAGAACCCATTCAAAAGATGGAACCCCGAAGAAGTAACAGGAGGAAGACTATGATTGCATCTGATAGTCTTAGAGTTGACACATTGAGGAGCTCACTGCCACAATCAGATATTGTTCCTGAAGTATCTAAAGATGAGAAGATAGTTATCCAGCCTATCGGAATTATGAGGAGGTCTAGGCGTAAAACTTTAAGTCTTAAATTGGTTTCTGCTACTGATACTGATTCAGCTGTTGAGAATCTCGAAGCAGAAAAGCATATAAGTGAATCGTGTCTAGTAGAGAAGGAGAATTATGCAGTTGAGAAGAAAACGCGATTAACAAGGAATACTTCCAAATGTAAGCCACCAGGGTCTCTAGACAAGATTAGTGGAGATTCTAATATTCACCAGAAGAACAAAGTAATGAAGAGAAAAAGAGGCCACGTCACAGGAGATGTCATAAAAAACCACAATGATCAAATTTCTGAAGAACAGTCCTTGAAAGGAAGTAGCAGTGAGAAAGTTGTGTCTTCAGCTGCCACAGGAATATTTGCTGATGAGAGGAACCAACCACACAGATTAGGCAAGCCTAATATGCTGGATGCTTCATCGCATCGTGATTCTTCAGGGATTGGGGAATCATTGTTCTTGGATGTTCAGCTGTCTGTCTCTAAAGATTCAGAGAATGCTAACAAATCATGTTCCAAAAATAGCATTAGTGATGTGGATCTGACATTTATAAGAGATACTTGTGAAAAGAAAGAAGCGGTCTCTGTTGCTGATAGTGCGGACAGTTCTTGTATGAACTTGGCCAATGAAGAAGATTTTGTGAAATCAGCCACAAATGCAGCATCCAGGAGTGCAGAACTGGGAATTGAGTCTTCAGTTTCTGAGGATCAAATTTCTAGCAGCAAGACTGTGGAAGTGGAAAAGGGCAAGTTACTGATGGAGTTTGATGTCCAGGAATCAGTTGAACAAAATATAACAGGCGTGGATAAGGATGACCCTGGAGCTCAGGTGTATAGCCAAGCGGATGATTCTGGCTGCAACAACAAAATCAATGACCAAGTACTTGAAGAAGGCTTATATGTTTCAGGAGAGGAAGCTTCTGCTGAGACTCACACTTCTGCTGACAGCTTTTTACTTGGTGATCAAACACATGTTAAGA CTGATCTAGAAGTAGCAGAGACTGCTGTGGATGAACGCGTACAACCATGTCTCAGAGTGGATGATTGCCATAATGATCTAGACCACTTAGGATCACCCAGTAACATTCTGGACAACAATAACGAAGGTACATCCCAAACATCTGGAGAAGATGGAGCATTTGAGTCTTGCG GGACCCATTATACCCACTCAAAGAGTACTTCAAAACTGAAGGCACCATCTTTAGGCATGACTAGGCATCATGGTGATAATGTGGCCGAAGGAAATGAAACCTTCTTCCATAAAGGTGGAGCTTCAGAACAGGCTGAAGCTGATGAAGGTGGTTGCTCAAAAGATCAAAGAAATGCAAGTGACCATTTCAGTGAATCCTATATGCCTGATCTATGTCATGGTGAAAGAGATGCTAGAACAGTCTCACCAGATAGAGGAATCTTTCCAGGTGAATATTTAGTTATGAACTCTGAAGAGCATTGTACAGATAGCACTTGTGTTAATCAAAAGAGAAGTATAGATTCAGATGTTGTTGAAACTCGTGAAAGTGAATCCTCTAAGGGTCACAAGAGCAAGCGTGATGAAGATGGGGAATTTTGTTTGGTTAATTTATTTGATGAAGAGGGGAGATATGGAATCACACCACAAGTGGAAGAAAACTTTTCTGGTGAACACTCAGTCAAGAATTTTGATGAGCAAGGGATGTCACATGGTTCCCCTTCTATAGCACCCACAACTATCTGCAACAGTACTGGAGATCATAAGGCAAACCTCTCAACTGAAGGAGGCGAAGCCTATCATTTTGAGAACAAACAGTTAGAATTAACTGAAGCTGATGAAAGTGGATGCTTGAAGAGTGACAAGAGCTCTAACTCACAGGAAACAAATCCCTCTACACCCTCTAATGTTTCTGAAACTAAAG CGGAGAAGCAAAAGAGTCTATTGGCCAAGTCCAGTGCACTTGCATACGCTAATCAGAGGCAGGGAACTTGGAGTAATGCAAGTGAACTGGCAGGAAATGCAGTGTGCTTCTTAAAGAGCTCTGAGGGGAAAATTAGTCAGATTGCTGAAGGCCTCATTGCTGATGAAGATG ATAAAGAGGTTTCTGCTGAGGCAAGCATTTCCGATGTCAAAAGTTGCCCTGTCAGCAAGATAGCGGATGAGAGTTCCGGTGGTGTGAAGTTTCAAGACACCGTGGAAACTGAACATCAACATAGAAACCTGGTAGCAAGGCAGTCAGAGtcagatgaagatgaagaggcTACTCCTGGGATATCCAGGCAAAGCTGGACAG AAGCTGAACTTCAGAATCTGTTTGGAACCTCGGACGAAGATGCTTCTCCTGGACTAAGTGACACTTTCTGTGAAGGATCTGAAACCGCCAATATGACAATCTCAAAGAACATATCGACTGCCAGCAATAGTGGCATCTTGACCAAGAAGCAGGAAAAAGAGAGGGAGGGAGAAAACGGTATCGAGAGTGATGCTGACATCTATG CAGTCAAGGTTACGACTCCCTACAAGACAGAAGAAAACTATTTTCATGACAGAGTATTGGATGGAAGTGTGACATCGATTAAGGAATGCTCTGAAGCAATGAAGGAAAATGTTGCTGCAGGAAGTACGTCCTATGAAAAGGCACAGAATATTGGATATGAGATTGAGAACAACTTAGGCATTGGAGCTTCATTATCAGATAATGGTGGAGATGACATTTGTGAGGATACAAACGAGGTTGAGAGATTTGAATTGCTGAATACATCCACCGGAGTTCTTTCTGGAGCTGAGTATGACGGTTGTGAAGCTTTGGAGGATCAATTGACCCATAGAAAAGAGGAGTGCCTTCAAGAAATTATTTCAGTAACGCAAGAAGACAGGGAAGGTCATGTCATTCCTCTAGCAGAATCCTGTCTTAATGACGAAGCAACAGAGAAAAGTTTTATTAATGCATCTGGGTCACAACGGAATTTTTATGAACTTGAAAGCTGCACACACATGTCAGAAATATGTACTATATCTGAGTTATCTGATGCCGATCCTCAGAAGTCTGTCGTTCCTGAGAGTAGTCATCTTCCCACTGCCTGTTCTAATGATGGCGACATTTTGAGGGAAACATTGATTGAGACTTCTAGTGATCCAGAAGTAGCAAAAATTGGCAGCTCCAAGAAAG GTATATCTCCCCTTGTTTCTTTGAAAGCCTCCCCTGATTCTGAAGAATCCATATTTGAGAGTGATGATCAATATGAAGCCAAGAAATTGGATGAGAAAGTTGGTGATTCAACTTCCTCTCAGGATATTTCTGATGAGTTGCATACCAACAGTGAAGTGGCAATTCAGGAAAGTGTTTCAACTGGTTACAATATATGTCGGGAACTGGATCATCTTGTAAGTTCTGATGAACTTGAGAGCACATGTAAGGAGGCAGAAGGGAGGGAAATGACCACACAGACTTTAAGTAACTCAGATGTTgttgcag AACATGGATCCTTTGTCTCCGGGGCAGTATCTGGTCTCCTCAGCAATTCGCCAATGCACATCAATTTAGGATATCATGGATGTGGTGATAAAAAATTAGAAGCTGGGGAACCTGTCTCCAGTTTAGATGAGGAAAAGGTGCAAGAGGCTGGATTTGAACTTGGAAACAGTTTAGGCCTTGGAGATTTATTATCAGATGATGGTGGAGAAGACACTTGTGGAAAGATGAACGATGTTGAGAGTGTTGGGTTAGAAGTTACCTTCACTAGAACAGAATATGATGGCTGTGAAGCTTCTGAGGGGCAGCTGACTGAGAACACAGGGGAGTGCCAGAAAGGAACTGACTTCATTGCAGAAGACAATGAAGAAAAGGTCGTTCCTCTAGGACAATCCTATCTTTATGATGGAGAAACAGATAGTGACAGTGAATCGACACAGGAAAATACTAATAGCTTGTTTGGTACACCCAACAATTTGGATAAACTTGGAGGCTGTCAAGACATGTTAATTGATACTGCTCTGTCCGAAAGTGTCAGCTGTAAGAGTAGAGTTTATCACAAATCTGAGCAGGAAATGATACAAAGTGGTGAAGGTGCAGTTGAGTTATCTGATGCTGATCTTCAAAAGTCTAACATTTCTGAAATCAATCAGAGCGTCATAGACGAAG GTACCTATCTGCTTCTTTCTTCAAAGGCTTCCCCTGTCTATGATGAACTTACAGAAAGCACAGATACTGATGATCTTAATGGAGCCAAGATTTGCGATGAGATGAATACCAAAGCAAAATCCTGCCAAGAAGATATGACTAATGAGTCGCATATCAACAGTGAAGTGGCCATTCAAAAACACGTTTCAGATACTAACGGCCAGTCTGAGGAAGCTGGTCTTGCTTGCAGTCTTGAACTTGAGAGCACGTTCCTGGAGACAAAAGAGACAGGAACAACCACACAGGATCCTAACAATGTTGCTGCTCCTACAG ACCTCAGTTCTTCTGTCTGCGGTGCAGAACTGCATATCCATCTAAGAGGTGAAAATAATGACATCGAGAATTTGGATATGTGGAAACCGGTCTTCAATTTGAGTGGAGATAATGATAAGAAGGATAGTGGAAGCACTGGAAGGACCGAGGAGAATCCAACTGCTCAAATCGTTCAGTTTCCCATTCACGAGCTTCATTTTGAGGAAAATGCGGAAGACTTCGAGAATGATACTCACATAATGTCAAATTTGCCAGCCTCCTCCGGATATGATTCAATTTTAAGGGAAAGTGATGTGGCCGATACCATTAAAGAGTACATTGATTCTGAATCTTCTCTGCCTGTCATCTTTGAGAACTCCGGAGCCGGCCTTCCAAGTGACATGTTGGCAGATACTGATGAAGGATTTGGTAGTGAAAAACCAGCTTCGCCCTACGAAAAGGATATTGCTGCAAGGCTTGACAGTCTAACTCCCACGATGAAGATATCGTGCGACTCAAGCTCCAAGGATAAAGATAATGTGCCATTGGTTGACTGCCTGAATACAGAAATCAAAGAACAGGAGAAAGCAACATTATCAACCAGACCTTCCCAAGTCTCCAGGAATGCAGCAAATTTGCCTGAACGTGTCGATGAAGAAG gCACTAGTGTTAAGCTTGAGGGGGGTGAAGATGGGCAGAGTTCAACCATGAGAAAGAATGCTAGAACTATTTTGATCCATGGGACCCCAGGTAAGCTTCTAGCTATGGCGGACATGAAGGAGAACATGCCGATGCAGAAGCGCTCCAACGTCGCTGATATCACTGCAGCAAGACCAGCAAAAAGGAGAGCCTTGCGGGATCTTCAGTAG